The genomic segment TAATTACCGGTGTAAAATTCGGGGCGAGCGGGGGCGATAAATTTGCCTTACAAGCGGCAAAAAAGTCGTTCTTGTGGGGTGTTGTAGGTTTTATTGTGGTTATAGGGTTTAGGTCCATTATAGAGCTGGTGTCCGCTCTTTTAGGAGGAACAACGGCTATTCCAAACACTATACCTGATTTTTAGAAAGTGTTGTTATGGCAGTATATAATATAATTGAACAAGATATTTCTAATCTTGGTGTTGTTTTGGGTAATTTATTATCCGCTTTGTTTGGATTTATAGGATTTATAACCGGTATAAATATGGTGCTTGCGGGAATAAAATTAGTATCCAGTCAAGGAGATCCAAAAGCGCTTATGGCCGCCAAAGCTAAATTTACTTGGGCAGTATTAGGTTTTTTTATAGCTTTAAGCGTGTTCACAATAATACGATTGGTAGGCATTCTTGTTGGAAAAAGCGACCTACTGCCCGGAACGATTAATTTGGACACGAATTTGCTGAAATAGATAAATAGATAGTACCATGTCATTGCGAGGAGAGAGCCACAGGCGAACGACAAAGCAATCTCAATAAGATTGCTTCTCCTTCGCTAAAGCTCAGGATCGCAATGACGAAGTTAAATTTTAACAAATGATAGAAAATACCCAAAACATCTCCATATTCGCCCGCGCTTTGGGCTTGTCTCACAACATAGCCCAAGCGTTGGGAGTAGTTTTTGGAATCGCTATGTGCACCCTTCTTTTAATGGCGGCGGGCGGAGCAAGCCAAATACTAAAACATAAGGGTAGCCCCTATATGCGCGCGGGGGCAAAAATTACCACCATCCACGCCATACTCGGACTTTCGCTTTCCTTTCTCATAATTCTTCTTCTTAATCTTTTTAATAAAGCGATTAAATAACTTTCAAACCCCATTTTTAATCCAACAAAAAGTCCAAAAGATTTACTATGCGGGGATCTTTTCGTTTAGTATTATTATACAAAGTTAAAAGGGTGGTATTTTTTGCCTTGAGCTTTTTCGCCCCCTCTTCCAGCGACCTAATTTCCCTCTCAAAAACCGTGTCGTCATCAACCGTAGTTGTAACATTATATAAATTGACTTCCCCTACATTATTGGTTACAAAATCAACCTCAACCTCATTTTTCCAATAACAAACATCCCGATTGTTTTTATATAAAACGCTATTTACCAAACTTTCCAACATAAGTCCACTATTTAAAGCAAAATTAAACCCAGCAATGTTGGCAAGTCCCGTGTCAACAGAATACATTTTCGGCGGATTGTAAATTTGCTGTTTAACGGAATACGAGAAAAGGTTATTAAGATGTATTAAAAAACTGGACTTCATAAAATTCATATAGCTAATGATACTAGGAGAAGAAACGCGCAGAGATTTTTCCAAATTCACGGATGAAGCAATAGCGCCATTGTTAGACATTAAATAGCGGGCTAAATTGCGTAGTTCCAAGTCTTTTCTAATGTCAAACTTTACAATAATATCCTTCTCCAAAATTGTGTTGTAATAAGAAGAAAGAATTGCCGCTTTATTAAGAGCGCTGTCTTCCAACACAACTCTGGGAAAGCCCCCATACTGCATATATTCCTTTAGCAAGCCATAGATTTTTGTAGGGGTTTTCTTGGCTTTTTTAAAAAGCAAAAACTCCTTAAAATCAAGGGGCGCCACTTTAACATTTACGGTCCTCCCACTTAATAAAGTTGATTGCCGACTATCAAAAAGTTCAGAGCTCGACCCTGTAACAAAAAACTTAATATCTTGCTTCTGCTCGTAATGAGCAAGCAAAATCCTTTGCCAATTTAACACTTCCTGCGCTTCGTCAAAAAAGATGTAAATCTTACCCTTAGGCTTTATTTCCTTTTTATAAAAATCTATTAAAGCGTAAACCTCTTCGGTTTTAACCGGGCGGCTAAAATTGGGGTCTTCAAAATTCACATACAAAAAATTTTTGTAAGGAATCTCATACTTTTTATGAGCGTATTCAATTAGTTGCATTAAGATGGTGGACTTTCCCGATCTTCTTACACCAGTTAAAACCACAATTTCAGGAATGTTAAAAAACCGATCCAGCTGTGCAATATACTGCCTTCTAACAACGCCAGTGTCCGGTCTTTGACCCCAAAAATTCCATTTTTCCAAGAAACTAAAAATATTTTCCATATATTTAAATAGTAATTAAATATGTGGGTTTTGTCAAGCAATTATTTAAATAGTAAAGCGGGTAGTTGCGGAGGCACGACGCGATTAAATAATTTTTCCACCCCTTGACATTTGTATAATACACAATTACAATGTCTGTATGATTGGGAATATTACAACCGTTACCGTCTACAAAAGTGGGAACAGCAAGGTAATTACAATACCGCCAGCCATTCCTACAGAGGTAGGTGATAAATACATACTTACAACAAGAAGCAAAAAATTAATTTTAGAGAAAACCACTACAATGAATAAAAACTACAGCTTAAAAAAACTTAAAAAGCTGGTGGGCCTGCTACCCGATTCCACAAAAGGTATGGGAATTACGGAGCTGGAAAAGTTTTTAGAGGGCGCTTATGCATAAAAATATCTTTCTGGACGCAAATATACTTATATACAGTCAAGATCCAAATTCTTTATTTTTTAAACAATCGGTGGCTATACTTAAAAAATCTGTAGAGGAAGGAAACGAGATGTTTGTTAGCCC from the Patescibacteria group bacterium genome contains:
- a CDS encoding ATP-binding protein: MENIFSFLEKWNFWGQRPDTGVVRRQYIAQLDRFFNIPEIVVLTGVRRSGKSTILMQLIEYAHKKYEIPYKNFLYVNFEDPNFSRPVKTEEVYALIDFYKKEIKPKGKIYIFFDEAQEVLNWQRILLAHYEQKQDIKFFVTGSSSELFDSRQSTLLSGRTVNVKVAPLDFKEFLLFKKAKKTPTKIYGLLKEYMQYGGFPRVVLEDSALNKAAILSSYYNTILEKDIIVKFDIRKDLELRNLARYLMSNNGAIASSVNLEKSLRVSSPSIISYMNFMKSSFLIHLNNLFSYSVKQQIYNPPKMYSVDTGLANIAGFNFALNSGLMLESLVNSVLYKNNRDVCYWKNEVEVDFVTNNVGEVNLYNVTTTVDDDTVFEREIRSLEEGAKKLKAKNTTLLTLYNNTKRKDPRIVNLLDFLLD